AAGCTCGCCTCCTGAGCGGTGTGCGTGCTCCCGCCCCGTGCCCGGGGGTGGTAAGCACGCACCAACGCCATTGAGGCGCGGAAAGGTGAACCGTTGAGCTTCTGGGATCGCATCAAACCCGCCCCCAAGCCCATCTCGGCCACGGATGTCCGGCTCTCGCCGGACGGGGCCCGGCTGACGCTGGTCTGGGACGATGGGACGAGTACCTCCGCCACCGCCCAGGTGCTGCGCCAGCAGTGCCCCTGCGCGGGGTGCGTGGATGAGTGGACGAACCAGCGCACGTTGGACCCGTCCCGCGTGCCCGCGGAGCTGCGCATCCAGCAGCTGCACCCGGTGGGCAACTACGCGCTCAGCCCCGTCTTCAGCGACGGCCACGCCACGGGCATCTACCCCTGGCCCCTGCTCCGGGATCTCACCCAGCCGGCGAGCTGAGCCCGGAAGCGGCCCATGAACGAACGCTACCGGCTCGTGCGTCCCCTGGCCACCGGAGGCATGGCGGAGCTGTTCCTGGGCATTGCCCAAGGCGCCGGGGGCTTCGAGAAGCCGGTGGCCATCAAGCGGATGCGGCCCC
The sequence above is a segment of the Stigmatella aurantiaca genome. Coding sequences within it:
- a CDS encoding DUF971 domain-containing protein, whose protein sequence is MSFWDRIKPAPKPISATDVRLSPDGARLTLVWDDGTSTSATAQVLRQQCPCAGCVDEWTNQRTLDPSRVPAELRIQQLHPVGNYALSPVFSDGHATGIYPWPLLRDLTQPAS